Sequence from the Pseudomonas frederiksbergensis genome:
TCAAGTTCCATCGCACCGACTATTTCACACCGCGCCGCGACCTGACCGCCGAAGACGTCAAGTTCAGCTTCGATCGCATGCTGGATCCGGCCAACCCTTGGCACAAGGTTGCGCAAAGTGGCTTCCCTCACGCCCAGTCCATGCAACTGCCGGCGCTGATTACCAAAATCGACGCGCTGGACCCTCTGACCGTGCGATTCACGCTGGGCCACGCCGATTCGACTTTCCTGGCCACATTGAGCATGGGTTTTGCCTCCATTTATTCAGCCGAGTACGCCGACCAATTGATGAAGGCCGGCAAGCCGGAACAACTCAACAACCAGCCCATCGGCACCGGCCCGTTCATTTTCAACCGCTTCCAGAAAGACGCCTCGATTCGCTACAAGGCCAACAACGAATACTTCGGCGGCAAGCCGCAGGTAGACCCTCTTATCTTTGCCATCACCCCGGACGCCAACGTTCGCCTGCAGAAACTGCGACGTAATGAATGCCAGATCGCATTGTCGCCCAAGCCACTGGACGTACAGGCTGCCAAGCAGGAGCCCACGCTGAAAGTGGAACAGACTGACGCTTTCATGACCGCTTTCCTGGCGATCAACAGCCAACACCCGCCCTTGGATAAACCGGAAGTCCGCCAAGCCATCAATCTTGCCTTCGACAAGGCCAGTTACCTCAAGACTGTTTTCGAAGGCACCGCCGAAGCGGCCAACGGTCCTTACCCACCGAACACATGGAGCTACGCCAGAAACCTGCCCGGCTATGCCCATGATCCGGCCAAGGCCCGGGACTTGCTCGCCAAGGCCGGTTTGAAGGAAGGCTTCAAGACCACAATCTGGACCCGCCCTTCCGGCAGCCTGCTCAACCCCAATCCAAGCCTGGGGGCACAGTTGCTGCAATCGGACCTGGCGGAAATCGGCATCCAGGCGGAAATCCGCGTGATCGAATGGGGCGAGCTGATCCGCCGCGCCAAGGCCGGCGAGCATGACCTGCTGTTCATGGGCTGGGCTGGGGATAACGGTGATCCGGACAATTTCCTCACCCCGCAATTTTCCTGCGCGGCGGTCAAGTCCGGCACCAACTTCGCCCGTTATTGCAACCCGGACCTGGACAAGCTGATCAGTGCAGGCAAGACCACCAGTGAACAAGGCGTGCGCACCAAACTCTACGAACAGGCCCAGGCGCAGATACAGCAGCAGGCCCTCTGGCTGCCGTTGGCGCACCCGACCGCCTTCGCGTTGACCCGCAAGGATGTGCAGGGTTATGCGGTGAGCCCGTTTGGGCGCCAGGATTATTCCAAGGTCAGTCTCAAATAACCCTGCCTGAAGCGCTCCCACAAGGATTCATATCGTCAGATCCGACCTCACATCCACCCATACTCCGCCATGGACAGCGGCTCCCCGTCACCGATGATGAAATGGTCGAGCACCCGCACATCGATCAGCTCCAGAGCCTCCTGGAGCCGCTCGGTGAGCACGCGGTCGGCTTGGCTCGGCTCGGTGTTGCCGGAAGGGTGGTTGTGGCACAGGATCACCGCGGCGGCGTTGTGGGCCAAGGCTCTCTTGACCACTTGGCGAGGATGGACGCTGGCGCTGTCGATCGAGCCGCGAAACAGCGCCTCGAAGGTCAGCACCTGATGCTTGGCATTGAGGAACAGGCAGCCAAACACCTCATGGGGTTCGTGGCGCAGCATTGATTTGAGATACTCACGAACCGCGAACGGGCTTTCCAGCGTGGTTCTTTCCCGGGCCCGCTCAGCCAAATGCCGACGACTCATTTCCTGGGCGGCTTGTAGCTGGGCAAATTTTGCCGGCCCGAGGCCCACATGGCTGCTGAAAGTGATCTGGTCCGCTTCCAGCAGCGCGCGCAGGCTGCCAAACTGGATCAAGAGTTGTCGCGCCAGATCCACCGCGCTTCTACCCGCCACGCCCGTGCGTAAAAAAATCGCCAGCAGTTCGGCGTCTGAAAGGCTCCCCGCCCCCGACGCCAACAACCTTTCCCGCGGCCGTTCGGCCACGGGCCAATCCCGAATACTCATGGCATCTCCCTGATAGTGGGCGCCGCTGTTCCGTAGCGGACGCTGTGATATCTTAGCCCATCTTTTTTGCAGGCGATTTTCACCCAGGCAGGCTGCTGCCGAGGGGTTCGTCTTGCACTGACCACTGAAATCGAAAGGCAGGCCTATGCAGCGGCTGTATCGGAAACGCATCGTTCTGGGCGTCGGCGGCGGCATTGCCGCCTACAAGAGCGCCGAGCTGGTTCGCAGGCTTATCGACCAGGGCGCGGAAGTGCGGGTCGTCATGACCCGTGGCGGCAGTGAGTTCATCACCCCGTTGACCATGCAAGCCCTGTCCGGACACCCGGTCCACCTGGATTTGCTCGACCCTGCGGCTGAAGCAGCCATGGGCCACATTGAACTGGCCAAGTGGGCCGACCTGGTGTTGATCGCCCCGGCCACGGCCGACCTGATCGCCCGCCTGGCCCAGGGTATCGCCGACGACCTGCTGACCACCCTGGTGCTCGCCACCGACGCCGTGGTTGCCGTCGCGCCGGCCATGAACCAGGCCATGTGGCGCGACCCGGCTACCCAGGCCAACCTGCAATTGCTGGAAAGCCGCGCCCTGAAAGTCTTCGGCCCAGCCTCCGGCAGCCAGGCCTGCGGCGATGTCGGCATGGGTCGCATGCTTGAGGCCACCGACCTGGCCCAGTGCGCCGCCGATTGCTTCAAGCGCGAGGCCCTGACGGGCAAGCACGTGCTGATCACCGCCGGGCCGACCCAGGAAAACATCGACCCGGTGCGCTACATCACCAACCACAGCTCCGGAAAAATGGGCTTCGCCC
This genomic interval carries:
- the coaBC gene encoding bifunctional phosphopantothenoylcysteine decarboxylase/phosphopantothenate--cysteine ligase CoaBC — protein: MQRLYRKRIVLGVGGGIAAYKSAELVRRLIDQGAEVRVVMTRGGSEFITPLTMQALSGHPVHLDLLDPAAEAAMGHIELAKWADLVLIAPATADLIARLAQGIADDLLTTLVLATDAVVAVAPAMNQAMWRDPATQANLQLLESRALKVFGPASGSQACGDVGMGRMLEATDLAQCAADCFKREALTGKHVLITAGPTQENIDPVRYITNHSSGKMGFALAEAAVEAGARVTLITGPVHLPTPDRVTRIDVVSARDMLAACEAAIPCDLFIASAAVADYRPEVVAPQKLKKDPTSGDGLLLQMVRNPDILATIATRPDRPFSVGFAAETEHLLDYAARKLKDKNLDLIVANDVANPSIGFNSEENACSVIDRQLHATLFAQTSKGKIARQLITFIAERLNQV
- the radC gene encoding RadC family protein; the encoded protein is MSIRDWPVAERPRERLLASGAGSLSDAELLAIFLRTGVAGRSAVDLARQLLIQFGSLRALLEADQITFSSHVGLGPAKFAQLQAAQEMSRRHLAERARERTTLESPFAVREYLKSMLRHEPHEVFGCLFLNAKHQVLTFEALFRGSIDSASVHPRQVVKRALAHNAAAVILCHNHPSGNTEPSQADRVLTERLQEALELIDVRVLDHFIIGDGEPLSMAEYGWM
- a CDS encoding ABC transporter substrate-binding protein; translated protein: MRLAALSLLLAPLLISPLAQAAALSVCTEASPEGFDVVQYNSLTTTNASADVLMNRLVDFDTASGKVVPSLADSWEVSPDGLTYVFKLRPRVKFHRTDYFTPRRDLTAEDVKFSFDRMLDPANPWHKVAQSGFPHAQSMQLPALITKIDALDPLTVRFTLGHADSTFLATLSMGFASIYSAEYADQLMKAGKPEQLNNQPIGTGPFIFNRFQKDASIRYKANNEYFGGKPQVDPLIFAITPDANVRLQKLRRNECQIALSPKPLDVQAAKQEPTLKVEQTDAFMTAFLAINSQHPPLDKPEVRQAINLAFDKASYLKTVFEGTAEAANGPYPPNTWSYARNLPGYAHDPAKARDLLAKAGLKEGFKTTIWTRPSGSLLNPNPSLGAQLLQSDLAEIGIQAEIRVIEWGELIRRAKAGEHDLLFMGWAGDNGDPDNFLTPQFSCAAVKSGTNFARYCNPDLDKLISAGKTTSEQGVRTKLYEQAQAQIQQQALWLPLAHPTAFALTRKDVQGYAVSPFGRQDYSKVSLK